A portion of the Anas platyrhynchos isolate ZD024472 breed Pekin duck chromosome 26, IASCAAS_PekinDuck_T2T, whole genome shotgun sequence genome contains these proteins:
- the LOC139999562 gene encoding uncharacterized protein, protein MERRIPNFRICVSVRSTLTMPIASVSKGRKRRRKRRKKRNTRKVKGSLEHLDLCFQKITREKKEESHPPDGSSCEQCRSKGNKQPYKERKPYSARGSKKYSSIASNDYTKVSRTLRNLLGRMNTSHSTNVMTVETRRNQEDQKNMTSFQKKAFCPAKSLLSLLLQRDAKVERTRRKTLRKSITKARGNMLLLKRRRVKKQVLPAREGSP, encoded by the exons atggagagaaggattccaa acttcaggatttgtgtttctgtgcgcTCCACTTTGACAATGCCAATCGCAAGCGtaagcaaaggaagaaaaaggagaagaaaaagaagaaaaaagagaaacaccaggaaagtgaaagggtccttggaacacttagatctttgtttccagaagataacgcgggagaagaaggaagaatcccatcctccagatggctcttcatgtgagcaatgcagaagCAAGGGCAATAAACAACCTTACAAGGAAAGAAAGCCTTACAGTGCACGCGGAAGCAAAAAATACAGCTCCATCGCATCCAACGACTATACTAAAG tgtcgcggaccctccgaaatctactgggaaggatgaatacctcgcacagtaccaatgtgatgacggtggagacaaggagaaaccaagaagatcaaaagaacatgacctcatttcaaaagaaagcgTTTTGTCcggcaaagagtcttctgagcctg ctattgcagagagatgccaaggtagaaaggacgagacgaaaaacactgagaaagagcattaccaaagcaagagggaacatgctcctactgaagagaaggagagtcaaaaagcaggtccttccagcaagagaAGGATCACCTtga
- the LOC113841410 gene encoding ATPase family AAA domain-containing protein 2-like: protein MVRNKMDTEFGRLCEQIKESREKRGHTSPACAPCDNSKSPQQNPATEDDKPDEESNENEEMTAAPVDASTPISNGASERKRRRNNCAHAAAKRRRSSQFDTENRVPTDDQNDSDEEEFVDKHVSGICQVKLNSEKESAKLCGYSPPRWGTITNENPSSNDSWAFQAVTPERSWEEDQQQISDENTVQVPTETDYIVIVDRYELKKLLCFVTEITKGFDIYHLEKVYGVINQCIYNHREDYDKTDLVEMISELSELLRSLCEASMVQVRCSQYTLGYSLFTLKILEPIYLRVACA from the exons atggtgaggaacaaaatggatacagagtttggacgactttgtgaacaaattaaagaatctcgtgagaaaagag GTCACACCTCTCCAGCATGTGCTCCATGCGACAactccaagtcaccacagcagaaccctgctactgaagacgacaaaccagatgaagagagtaatgaaaatgaggagatgacagcggcacctgtagatgccagtacacccatttctaatg gtgcgtcagaaagaaagcgcagaaggaacaactgtgcgcatgctgcagcaaagagaagaaggagttctcaattcgatacagagaacagagtaccaacagatgaccaaaacgATAGCgatgaagaagagtttgtggacaaacatgtttctggCATATGTCAAGTAAAACTTAacagtgaaaaggaaagtgctaagctttgtggatattccccaccaagatggggaactataactaatgaaaatccaagttcaaatg attcctgggcatttcaagcggtgactcctgaacgttcttgggaagaagaccaacaacagataagtgatgagaacactgtacaagtccctacagagacagactacatagttatcgtggatcgctatgagctcaaa aaactgttatgctttgtcactgagataacgaagggatttgacatttatcacctggaaaaagtatatggcgtcattaatcagtgtatttacaaccatagagaagactacgacaaaaccgatttggtggag atgatttcggAGTTGTCCGAACTCCTCAGAAGTCTGtgtgaggcgtccatggtccaagtcaggtgttcccagtatacgcttggatattcactcttcacattgaagatccttgaacccatttatcttagagttgcttgtgcttga